The following is a genomic window from Babesia bovis T2Bo chromosome 4 map unlocalized Chr4_1, whole genome shotgun sequence.
CATACCACGTCTCAAAAATACCCTTCTCACCCTCAACGGCAAAGTTTACCATCTGAGCACCGGCAATGGAACATAgacaatatattatcaaaAACAACATGCCACGGCCAGGACGAGCCCAAATAACGGCTGATCGAAGAAATACTGCATTCAAAAGTAAAACCACAACGTCAACCATCTGAAACTTGGAAACCAACTTTAAGAAGATCAACATCTCACGAGCATACTTTATGCTACCATCGCTCTCCTGACGAATACCAGATTTCTCAATGGGATGCTCGccaaaaaacaaaagcaACTGAACACGACGGTGAGCAACAGCAGTTACATAAGCAGCCAACGTAACAAACAACTTCACAAAAGGAAAAGTAACCGAAAATAAACCAGCAACAACAACAGTGAAATACGCCTTCTGCCTATATAAAGTTAATAAAGAATGTGGCAATGTCTCGAAAAATGGCTGGAAAAGATCAGGGTCGGTCAATTCACCAGCATCCAAATAAAGAATGGGCTCGAATAAACCAATAATGTAGAAGCTGTAAGCAACCGCAAGTAACAAAATGCCGGCATTCAATACAACCTTATATACACGCAACCAAAATAAATTGGAAGGTGAAATCTTGTGAGTAAGAACACGGTTCTCACAACCAAAGAACAAACGACCTATGCTTGGAGTAGATGAAACCGTCTGGTAACTCTCTGCAGCAGGCATGTCAACCTTAGTTGAACTAGCACGATGAACAACACGAACGAACTCATCGCCAAGATCTGATGGACCAGCACCTTCAATACTCTCAGCAGAATCAATGCCACAAACGCTCAACCGCGAATTAACCGGCGCTTGCAACTCAATATCGTTCATCACCATGATGGAAACGTTGTATATCAATCAAAACAAACAATGTTTCCAACGCTGGAATGTCCAATTGAAGAGCTAAATCAGAACTACACTTCGTAGAATATTGAAATAACGGGGATTTACAACCAGCTTCCGCAGAATAAAATTATTAGATCCGCCGTGAATTAGGATCTAAAGAAGCTGCATATGTATCTACAATAATATTCAACAAGCATCATCACAAGACTACATTAATACGCAAATACGAGAACCAAAACGGTCCAGAAACGGCCTATATTGGCCAATATGTTCAAAACCCTAACGTACTAAGTACAAAAACGGCTATATTCTATTTAAATACTGCCCATATAGTTATTTACTTCATTAACAGTATCCAACCCCCAAACGCTACAACTCAAAAGCGGGAGCAATAGaaccaatatataaaatagaCAGGTGGATACAAATCTCACGTTATAAATAACGCAAGAAGTGTTTATAAAAACATTGgagtgtttatatattatgtatttAATGTGTCATTAGTCATCGGTGACGTAACACCTGCCGCATAACGCGCGTACACCCATGGCAAAAAATCATACAACATTATACAACGGCACTTGTCACAGACAATTTTGAAGAGTATGCCGTAATTACATCAAGGACTCTAATATCCGATAGGCAAGAATAGCGATATAAAATAGGACGGGTACAACCGTCATCAAGAACCAAGTAGCTCCAGGCCCATATCAATCCGTCCTCAGTCAACACATTGCAATCCCAGTAACCGACACTACTACGCATAATGGGCGATCCTAAAGATGCGCGATCATATAAGAGACATTCAGGAGATGCAAATACATGACGAACCTCACGACCGTGGCGAACACCCTGAACTGTGCCAAATACGTATACCTCAGATCGGTCTGTTACAGCAATAGTAAAGTTACCGCCACATGATACAGCAGATACAATGCCTGGGATGTGAATAACACGAGGGTAACCACGCTCAGGCCACTCATGTCCCAATTGACCGTTAGCAGTGCTACCGAAAGACAACAGTTTACCGCTATTCGTTAATAAATAACACACGCGATGGCCACAATAGACACTATCTATATGTTCACCAATAGACCAGGAACCACTAGGAAGCTCAGCAGGGAAAGATAAATCCTCACCGAAACATGGTAAATTCAGGTCGCGCCAACCACCCCAAATAAATACAGTGCCGTCCTCTGAAGATGCACAGTTGTGAAATGATCCAGCACTAACAGAACGTATACGAACGGGAGATCCGCTTCTCATAGGCATCCTAATGAGAGTTGGAGATCCAACGGTAGAGGCAGTCGCAGCAACACCACACTGACCATGTGAATTGTCACCCCAACCATACAGCGACCCATCACTTAGATGTAATATGGTATGACCGTGTCCACAATGAACTCCAGCAACTTTTAATGGGTTAGGAACCGATGCAAGAAGCCTACAAGCAGTGGAACCGCTGCGATTCAAATCAGTATAAGCATTAGCACCAAATCCATAGACATCACGGTCATCCAAAACAACGACACTGTACTTGTCACACATACCCATAGAAGTAATGCCAGACGTATGAGTTCCGCCCTTAGATTGTAAACGCTCGAGACATGATGACCAACCACCGGGGTAGACTCCACGGTAATCGCCGTTCACATGAACATGCACGGGCAATAAACGCCTATTAGAACTATTACGACCATTCTCAAACATGCGATGCGCACAAGTAGTTTCCTCGCAACTTAAACCATCATATAATTGACGATCGGCCTCACGATAGAGACGCTCACGTTCGACGCGAACTACTGAATGTAACCTCTCACGACGCCAATAGGAAGTAATAGTGGAGCTAGCATCCCGAATACGATGAAACTCCTCATGACAACCACGCGACCAACCGTACTTCTGAAGACATAACACGGCGTCCTGAGCAGCATCTAAACGACGGTGACAAAGAACTGATTTAACAACCGCTTGGAACAATTGCAAATGATGCATCATACGAAGATGTAACCTTGTGTATCTCAAACGTTCACCAATATGTGGATCAAGGTGGTTTATAGTAAGACACATCCGGAAAGCAGATTGAAGACGTACAATAAAAGGAATTTTAGATAAAGTCTCATTGTAAGCACGACGCTGAAGAAAACCACGAATGTGCTTCTGAATCAATGTAGCGGCAAAATTCGTAAGACGATGTAAACGTAAATTATTTAATTGACGAATGGCAACATGCATACGCCAACAAGAAGCAATAACAGTAGCAGCACGATCTCGACGACGAGATTCACAAATGAGCTGTAAATAACGGCACGTACTGAACACAATTTGAACTATCCTTAGACGCTTCAAATTGGCAGCAACGCGAATTTGACGCTCCTGAGCACGTTTAGCCTCCAAAAGCAATAGGTAACGACGACGACAAATACGCATGCGAACACATGATTGAATAGTTATTACAGCAGAAATACGAGGATCCTCATTCAATACAAAGTCTAAAATAGCAACCAAACCAACGAAATTGTGCAAACGCTCCTTAGCAATTAAAGTGCTGGCCTGAATTAAATAACGACGAACGTTAGATTGGATACGAACTATACAAGTTCGGCTGTTCTCCAAATGATTGCGATTGCGCCATACGCGATATATGCTATATAAAGCAGCAGATAAAGGTTTAGATGTCTGGGTATATTGTAAAAACGCCTTCTCCAGAAGCATCCAACCGTTTTTTTTTATAAATATCTTGTTCTTACCAAGTTGATAGTCGCTAACAGGAATACCAAGATTCTGCAAAA
Proteins encoded in this region:
- a CDS encoding Myosin head (motor domain) family protein, whose protein sequence is MAGTAASPAVERPKAGGKGRGNHFSRQESRVENMEYMIGQQIWIKIDTDDLFALATVKSFTEDKVSVSYNGTQMTVSYNDCLNTDVMNVPLDTHDLVKLRHANSAVVSDILRTRFMSDMIYTYAGKLLVALNPFRLIPNLYGAPVIERYRRCDTSLGFPSDAPPHVYAVAQCVLNGLIRSDQCQSCIVSGESGAGKTETAKQLMDFFAYGPSQGTDSVQKVVLGSNVVLEAFGNAKTLRNNNSSRFGKFVKILVAPDGGLKGGIICSYMLELSRIEFQSDGERNYHIFYQCLKGLSSSEKEKFGFRSIESYRFLNGGKCCDAPGIDDVKEFAAVRRELQQLFPDNGFEDCMRCISGILLCGNIEFKEVTSMGVENAAAISNTSDFEQMCSLLGFNADQAERALATKVVTIQGDSITSPVTVAAAEVNVRALAKDLYGALFEFCIDKINSIIQFDDVAKRWIGILDIYGFEFFEKNTYEQLLINYANERLQQYFINRVFASEIAEYDAEGIDHSSIHYTDNSEVLLVLDKPNCSIFSFLEEQCLIQTGSSEKFTASCKSKIKNELFVPAQGAVCKFTIVHTATAVTYNTEEFVPKNKHKLSIPIVELLQGSSNSIVRMSAERIPAETGNMKGKFLGSKFHSSIGALMRTLNDTESHFIRCIKTNQQKQPKLYETGNVYGQLISLSIIEAIQTIHRGFAYRATFEKFLSDNDFLNSYANACSSEGDDLRLTVEKILQNLGIPVSDYQLGKNKIFIKKNGWMLLEKAFLQYTQTSKPLSAALYSIYRVWRNRNHLENSRTCIVRIQSNVRRYLIQASTLIAKERLHNFVGLVAILDFVLNEDPRISAVITIQSCVRMRICRRRYLLLLEAKRAQERQIRVAANLKRLRIVQIVFSTCRYLQLICESRRRDRAATVIASCWRMHVAIRQLNNLRLHRLTNFAATLIQKHIRGFLQRRAYNETLSKIPFIVRLQSAFRMCLTINHLDPHIGERLRYTRLHLRMMHHLQLFQAVVKSVLCHRRLDAAQDAVLCLQKYGWSRGCHEEFHRIRDASSTITSYWRRERLHSVVRVERERLYREADRQLYDGLSCEETTCAHRMFENGRNSSNRRLLPVHVHVNGDYRGVYPGGWSSCLERLQSKGGTHTSGITSMGMCDKYSVVVLDDRDVYGFGANAYTDLNRSGSTACRLLASVPNPLKVAGVHCGHGHTILHLSDGSLYGWGDNSHGQCGVAATASTVGSPTLIRMPMRSGSPVRIRSVSAGSFHNCASSEDGTVFIWGGWRDLNLPCFGEDLSFPAELPSGSWSIGEHIDSVYCGHRVCYLLTNSGKLLSFGSTANGQLGHEWPERGYPRVIHIPGIVSAVSCGGNFTIAVTDRSEVYVFGTVQGVRHGREVRHVFASPECLLYDRASLGSPIMRSSVGYWDCNVLTEDGLIWAWSYLVLDDGCTRPILYRYSCLSDIRVLDVITAYSSKLSVTSAVV